From Aristaeella lactis, the proteins below share one genomic window:
- the rpmJ gene encoding 50S ribosomal protein L36 has product MKVRPSVKPICEKCKIIKRKGRVMVICENPKHKQKQG; this is encoded by the coding sequence ATGAAAGTTCGTCCGTCTGTAAAGCCGATCTGCGAAAAGTGCAAGATCATCAAGCGCAAAGGCCGCGTGATGGTTATCTGCGAAAATCCCAAGCATAAGCAGAAGCAGGGCTGA